A region of Thermobifida halotolerans DNA encodes the following proteins:
- a CDS encoding cytochrome P450, whose product MTMERRCPYSLDTTGRDIHAEAAMLRDQGPAVQVELPGGVMAWSLNSHSAIRKVLTDPRVTKSARNHWPAFVNGEIPPDWEMISWIAMDNMVTAYGKDHVRLRRLVGRAFTPRRAEAIRPRIVELVNELLDDLAATPPGQVVDLRARFAYPLPARLVADLIGMSEEARARTAKVIDMMVDTTVTPEQAQAVLAGWRSAMEELIAAKRQSPGEDITSDLIAARDEDGSRLSETELTDTIFAILGAGSETTINFFDNAITALLTHPEQRELVVSGKVSWEDVIEETLRVESPLAQLPLRYAVEDIEVDGVTIPKGDPILVNYSAVGRDPDLNGADADRFDVTREAKEHLSFGHGPHYCLGAGIARIVAGEGLSMLFERFPDMSLAVSPAELEPLPTFIMNGHRALPVRLTHPVPAGAGAA is encoded by the coding sequence ATGACCATGGAGAGACGCTGCCCCTACTCTTTGGACACGACCGGCAGGGACATCCACGCCGAGGCCGCGATGCTGCGCGATCAGGGGCCCGCCGTCCAGGTGGAGCTGCCCGGCGGTGTCATGGCGTGGTCCCTCAACAGCCACTCCGCCATCAGGAAGGTGCTGACCGACCCGCGTGTCACCAAGAGCGCCCGCAACCACTGGCCCGCCTTCGTCAACGGGGAGATCCCGCCGGACTGGGAGATGATCAGCTGGATCGCGATGGACAACATGGTCACCGCCTACGGCAAGGACCACGTCCGCCTGCGCAGGCTGGTCGGCAGGGCGTTCACCCCCCGCCGCGCCGAGGCGATCCGACCGCGCATCGTGGAGCTGGTCAACGAGCTGCTGGACGACCTGGCCGCCACACCTCCCGGGCAGGTCGTGGACCTGCGGGCGCGGTTCGCCTACCCGCTGCCCGCCCGCCTGGTGGCCGACCTGATCGGCATGTCCGAGGAGGCCCGGGCCAGGACCGCCAAGGTCATCGACATGATGGTGGACACCACCGTCACCCCCGAGCAGGCGCAGGCCGTCCTCGCCGGCTGGCGGAGCGCGATGGAGGAGCTCATCGCCGCCAAGCGTCAGTCGCCGGGTGAGGACATCACCAGCGACCTCATCGCCGCCCGGGACGAGGACGGCTCCCGCCTGAGCGAGACCGAGCTGACCGACACGATCTTCGCGATTCTCGGCGCGGGCTCGGAGACCACGATCAACTTCTTCGACAACGCCATCACCGCGCTGCTCACCCATCCCGAGCAGCGTGAGCTGGTCGTCTCCGGCAAGGTCTCCTGGGAGGACGTCATCGAGGAGACGCTGCGCGTGGAGTCCCCCCTGGCCCAACTGCCGCTGCGGTACGCCGTCGAGGACATCGAGGTGGACGGCGTGACGATCCCCAAGGGGGACCCGATCCTGGTCAACTACAGCGCCGTCGGCCGCGACCCGGACCTCAACGGCGCCGACGCGGACCGCTTCGACGTCACCCGCGAGGCCAAGGAGCACCTGTCCTTCGGACACGGTCCCCACTACTGCCTGGGGGCCGGGATCGCGCGCATCGTGGCCGGGGAGGGCCTGTCCATGCTCTTCGAGCGCTTCCCCGACATGTCCCTGGCCGTCTCCCCCGCGGAGCTGGAGCCGCTCCCGACCTTCATCATGAACGGCCACCGCGCCCTGCCGGTCCGGCTGACCCACCCGGTCCCCGCCGGCGCCGGGGCGGCCTGA
- the trpD gene encoding anthranilate phosphoribosyltransferase has protein sequence MSERTATPTIDAAAPPRSWPRLLDQLVARVDLREEDAAWALEEIVSGNATPAQAAAFMVALRAKGETATEVSGMVETMLARVRRVRLDRPAVDVVGTGGDRSDSVNISTMAALVVAASGAPVAKVGNRSSSSRAGAADVLERLGVAIDLPPEAVERCVAELGIGFCFAPVFYPEFRRVGATRRELGIPTTFNLLGPLANPARPSSALVGCAFREKARTLAEVLARRGTEALVVRGDDGLDEVTTTTTSTVWAVSGGRVSEHTLDPARLGFPRGSAADLRGGDAEDNAEAVRRLVRGETGPVRDAVLLNAAAALAAFTGLSGRLEDDVAAGVERAARAIDSGAAADLLDRWVRFSAALR, from the coding sequence ATGAGCGAGCGGACCGCAACACCGACGATCGACGCGGCCGCGCCGCCCCGCTCCTGGCCGCGGCTGCTCGACCAGCTCGTCGCCCGTGTGGACCTGCGCGAGGAGGACGCCGCGTGGGCCCTGGAGGAGATCGTGTCGGGGAACGCCACACCCGCGCAGGCCGCCGCGTTCATGGTGGCGCTGCGGGCCAAGGGCGAGACGGCGACCGAGGTCTCCGGCATGGTCGAGACGATGCTCGCCCGCGTCCGCCGGGTACGGCTCGACCGGCCGGCGGTCGACGTCGTCGGCACCGGCGGGGACCGGTCCGACTCGGTGAACATCTCCACCATGGCGGCGCTCGTCGTGGCCGCCAGCGGGGCGCCGGTGGCCAAGGTGGGCAACCGCAGCTCCTCGTCGAGGGCCGGGGCGGCGGACGTGCTGGAGCGGCTCGGGGTCGCGATCGACCTCCCGCCCGAGGCCGTGGAGCGCTGCGTGGCCGAGTTGGGCATCGGCTTCTGCTTCGCCCCGGTGTTCTACCCCGAGTTCCGGCGCGTCGGCGCGACCCGCCGGGAGCTGGGGATTCCCACGACGTTCAACCTGCTGGGACCGCTCGCCAACCCGGCCCGCCCGTCGAGCGCGCTGGTCGGCTGCGCCTTCCGGGAGAAGGCACGGACACTGGCCGAGGTGCTCGCCCGCAGGGGGACGGAGGCGCTCGTCGTACGCGGTGACGACGGCCTCGACGAGGTGACCACCACGACGACCAGCACGGTGTGGGCCGTGTCCGGAGGACGGGTCAGCGAGCACACCCTGGATCCCGCGCGCCTCGGTTTTCCCCGGGGAAGCGCCGCGGACCTGCGCGGCGGGGACGCGGAGGACAACGCCGAGGCGGTCCGTCGGCTCGTCCGCGGCGAGACCGGACCCGTGCGGGACGCGGTCCTGCTCAACGCGGCGGCGGCGCTGGCCGCGTTCACCGGGCTCTCCGGGAGGCTGGAGGACGACGTCGCAGCGGGGGTGGAGCGCGCCGCCCGGGCGATCGACTCGGGCGCCGCGGCGGACCTGCTCGACCGCTGGGTGAGGTTCTCCGCCGCCCTGCGCTGA
- a CDS encoding VOC family protein — translation MALHKMASVTVGVPNLAETSAYYADFGLTPTRDGWFATVDGGEQLRLVQTPRRRLIGFTVGVDDEDDLSRVASRLDRLGIGHRRTGGRLVSAEPVTGTTVTLEIQERLRQPRQPAVPYNGPGRVERVGSRAPGITREGPVRPRKLGHVVLGSIDFEVSRTYFVDGVGFKISDLVKEAGAFMRCTTDHHNLLLLRAPVNFLHHTSWEVDSVDEVGRGAVRMLEDHPERHVWGLGRHHVGSNFFWYLKDPAGNFSEYYSDTDCIVDDQLWKPEVFEGALGLYSWGPPPPPSFLRPEDLAELMTDSHGA, via the coding sequence GTGGCGCTGCACAAAATGGCCTCGGTCACTGTCGGTGTGCCCAACCTCGCCGAGACGTCGGCCTACTACGCAGACTTCGGCCTCACCCCGACCCGCGACGGATGGTTCGCCACGGTGGACGGAGGAGAACAGTTGCGCCTGGTGCAGACCCCCAGGCGCCGTCTCATCGGGTTCACCGTGGGAGTCGACGACGAGGACGACCTGAGCCGGGTGGCGTCCCGGCTCGACCGGCTGGGAATCGGCCACCGGCGGACCGGCGGCCGGCTGGTCAGCGCGGAGCCGGTCACCGGGACGACGGTCACCCTGGAGATCCAGGAGCGGCTCCGCCAGCCCCGGCAGCCGGCGGTCCCGTACAACGGCCCCGGACGGGTCGAACGGGTCGGCAGCCGCGCGCCCGGGATCACGCGGGAGGGGCCGGTGCGCCCCCGCAAACTGGGACACGTCGTGCTCGGCAGCATCGACTTCGAGGTGTCCAGGACCTACTTCGTGGACGGCGTCGGCTTCAAGATCAGCGACCTGGTCAAGGAGGCGGGGGCCTTCATGAGATGCACCACCGACCACCACAACCTGCTCCTGCTGCGCGCCCCCGTGAACTTCCTGCACCACACCTCGTGGGAGGTCGACAGCGTCGACGAGGTGGGGCGTGGGGCGGTCAGGATGCTGGAGGACCACCCCGAGCGCCACGTCTGGGGACTGGGGCGGCACCACGTCGGGTCCAACTTCTTCTGGTACCTCAAGGACCCCGCCGGCAACTTCTCCGAGTACTACAGCGACACCGACTGCATCGTGGACGACCAGCTCTGGAAGCCCGAGGTGTTCGAGGGCGCCCTGGGACTCTACAGCTGGGGGCCTCCGCCGCCGCCGTCCTTCCTGCGGCCGGAGGACCTGGCCGAGCTGATGACCGACTCCCACGGCGCCTAG
- a CDS encoding DUF899 domain-containing protein has protein sequence MALSKIVSRDEWLAARRDFLAKEKEFTRARDALNAQRRELPRVLVDKDYVFDSPEGGKKSLLDLFEGRRQLVVYHFMSPPETGEFCVSCSFWVDNIGHLAHLHARDTTLVVDCPVPLDRIERFKKRMGWTVPWVSSQGSDFYRDLHFAVDGPDPLPPGVSAFVREGDRIFHSYSTHNRGSDLLNTTYNYLDITPLGRQEEGLRFKQEWVRYHDCYDA, from the coding sequence TTGGCTCTTTCGAAGATCGTCTCGCGCGATGAGTGGCTGGCCGCGCGCAGGGATTTCCTCGCCAAGGAGAAGGAGTTCACCCGCGCGCGGGACGCGCTGAACGCCCAGCGCCGCGAGCTCCCGAGGGTACTGGTCGACAAGGACTACGTCTTCGACTCCCCCGAGGGGGGGAAGAAGAGCCTTCTCGACCTGTTCGAGGGACGCCGCCAACTGGTCGTCTACCACTTCATGTCGCCCCCCGAGACCGGCGAGTTCTGTGTGAGCTGCTCGTTCTGGGTGGACAACATCGGCCACCTCGCGCACCTGCACGCCCGCGACACCACCCTGGTCGTGGACTGCCCCGTGCCGCTGGACAGGATCGAGCGGTTCAAAAAGCGCATGGGCTGGACCGTGCCGTGGGTCTCCTCCCAGGGAAGCGACTTCTACAGGGACCTCCACTTCGCGGTGGACGGCCCCGACCCGCTGCCGCCCGGCGTCAGCGCCTTCGTGCGGGAGGGCGACAGGATCTTCCACTCCTACTCGACGCACAACCGCGGCAGCGACCTGCTCAACACGACCTACAACTACCTCGACATCACCCCGCTGGGCAGGCAGGAGGAGGGGCTGCGGTTCAAGCAGGAGTGGGTCCGCTACCACGACTGCTACGACGCCTAG
- a CDS encoding non-ribosomal peptide synthetase, which translates to MPDSLHERFAVQTGRTPDAVAVSSGDVRLTYRELDERANRLAHRLLSLGAGPEVPVAVLLDRSVEVVVATLAVLKTGSFYLPLHTAHPLERMQWIMDRAGGPVLLTDRRTARGRALPRGGRVVTVDDDGLTGLPDSFRSPAVSPDNLAYVMYTSGSTGTPKGVAVTHRDALGLALDPCWDDERYRRVLMVAPYAFGMSTFELWVPLLHGGRISVAPPDELDVATLRRLLREEEITCVHLTAGLFRVVAEEDPGCLAGVREVMTGGDVISPAAVQRVLEVCPDIVVRAMYGSTETTLFATCSTVRAPYEAGTSVPVGFPMKDMRAYILDERLRPVPAGATGELYVAGTGVARGYLGRPDLTAERFVADPFTGAGERMYRTGDLARWTPDGQVDFVGRVDHQVKIRGFRVEPAEVEAVLAGHPAVSQVAVVAHESAPGEKRLAAYVVADGSVAAVRAYASEALPDYMVPSAFVELDALPLTPNGKLDRRALPSPEPESTSTYQAPLTPVQETLCAVFADVLGVSRRVGIDDDFFELGGQSLLAMRILLRVELELGAKLPVEALFDSPTVALLSEKVEKAMDRSSLGAAAE; encoded by the coding sequence ATGCCTGATTCCCTCCACGAGCGCTTCGCCGTCCAGACCGGACGGACCCCGGACGCGGTCGCGGTGTCCTCCGGAGACGTCCGGTTGACCTACCGGGAGCTGGACGAGAGGGCCAACCGGCTGGCGCACCGGCTGCTGTCCCTGGGAGCGGGGCCCGAGGTCCCGGTCGCGGTGCTGCTGGACCGCTCCGTCGAGGTGGTGGTCGCGACCCTGGCCGTGCTCAAGACCGGGTCGTTCTACCTGCCGCTGCACACCGCCCACCCGCTGGAACGCATGCAGTGGATCATGGACCGCGCGGGCGGTCCGGTCCTGCTCACCGACCGGAGGACCGCGCGCGGACGCGCCCTGCCCCGGGGCGGCCGGGTCGTCACCGTCGACGACGACGGCCTGACCGGGCTCCCGGACTCCTTCCGCTCCCCCGCCGTCTCTCCGGACAACCTCGCCTACGTGATGTACACGTCAGGGTCGACGGGGACGCCCAAGGGTGTCGCCGTCACCCACCGGGACGCCCTGGGCCTGGCCCTGGACCCGTGCTGGGACGACGAACGGTACCGGCGCGTGCTGATGGTGGCCCCCTACGCCTTCGGCATGTCGACCTTCGAGCTGTGGGTGCCGCTGCTGCACGGCGGCCGGATCTCCGTGGCGCCGCCCGACGAGCTCGACGTCGCCACCCTGCGCCGCCTCCTCCGCGAGGAGGAGATCACGTGCGTCCACCTGACCGCGGGACTGTTCCGCGTCGTGGCGGAGGAGGATCCGGGGTGTCTCGCCGGAGTGCGCGAGGTGATGACGGGCGGTGACGTGATCTCCCCGGCGGCGGTCCAGCGGGTGCTGGAGGTGTGTCCCGACATCGTTGTACGGGCGATGTACGGGTCGACCGAGACGACGCTGTTCGCCACCTGCTCGACCGTGCGCGCACCCTACGAGGCGGGGACGAGCGTACCGGTCGGCTTCCCGATGAAGGACATGCGCGCCTACATCCTCGACGAGCGTCTGCGGCCGGTCCCCGCCGGGGCCACGGGTGAGCTGTACGTCGCCGGCACGGGGGTGGCGCGGGGCTACCTGGGCCGCCCGGACCTGACGGCGGAGCGCTTCGTCGCCGACCCGTTCACCGGAGCCGGCGAACGGATGTACCGGACCGGGGACCTCGCACGCTGGACCCCCGACGGCCAGGTCGACTTCGTCGGGCGCGTCGACCACCAGGTGAAGATCCGCGGCTTCCGGGTGGAGCCGGCGGAGGTGGAGGCCGTTCTGGCCGGGCACCCCGCGGTCTCCCAGGTCGCCGTGGTGGCGCACGAGTCCGCCCCCGGCGAGAAGCGGCTGGCCGCCTACGTCGTGGCCGACGGCTCCGTCGCGGCTGTGCGGGCCTACGCCTCGGAGGCGCTGCCGGACTACATGGTGCCGTCGGCGTTCGTCGAACTGGACGCCCTGCCGCTGACCCCGAACGGGAAGCTGGACCGCAGGGCGCTGCCGTCCCCCGAACCGGAGAGCACCTCGACGTACCAGGCGCCCCTCACCCCCGTGCAGGAGACCCTCTGCGCCGTCTTCGCGGACGTGCTCGGCGTCTCCCGCCGGGTGGGCATCGACGACGACTTCTTCGAGCTGGGCGGACAGTCCCTGCTCGCCATGCGGATCCTGCTGCGCGTCGAACTGGAGCTGGGCGCCAAGCTCCCCGTCGAGGCGCTGTTCGACTCCCCCACGGTGGCCCTGCTGTCCGAGAAGGTCGAAAAGGCCATGGACCGTTCGTCCCTGGGCGCCGCGGCGGAATAG
- a CDS encoding MbtH family protein: MTNPFDDPTGSYTVLCNAEGQHCLWPGFAASPDGWTVVHGPDGRDACLDYVRTHWTDIRPRSLAAADSPS; the protein is encoded by the coding sequence GTGACGAACCCCTTCGACGACCCGACCGGCTCCTACACCGTGCTGTGCAACGCGGAGGGGCAGCACTGCCTGTGGCCCGGCTTCGCGGCCTCCCCCGACGGGTGGACCGTCGTCCACGGTCCGGACGGCCGCGACGCCTGCCTCGACTACGTGCGGACCCACTGGACCGACATCCGCCCGCGGAGCCTGGCGGCCGCGGACTCCCCCTCCTGA
- the hppD gene encoding 4-hydroxyphenylpyruvate dioxygenase, producing MTTSTTRAFEGMLVDHVKFYVSDVEAAEKRFVDSYGLSVYATSSLSDPKPRVRSRGIGGGRIRLVFTEPLADDHPGAAYLDRHGDGVADIALLVADASASFNEAVRRGARPVTPPTERDGVTTATIAGFGDVTHTFVQRARGVDERALPSLAPVSAAAPSGRSPGLTEIDHFAVCLEAGDLDPTVRFYEEVLDFEMIFTEHIVVGSQAMHSKVVQSASGAVTLTLIEPDLSRTPGQIDEFLKNHGGAGVQHIAFTADDIVEAVESIGSRGVEFLDTPPTYYDLLAERLEVARHSVDDLRRLSVLVDEDHDGQLFQIFARSTHPRRTFFLELIERLGARTFGSGNIKALYEAVELQRSGQGAR from the coding sequence GTGACCACGTCAACGACTCGGGCGTTCGAAGGAATGCTCGTCGACCACGTCAAGTTCTACGTCAGCGACGTCGAAGCGGCCGAGAAGCGGTTCGTCGACAGCTACGGTCTCTCCGTCTACGCGACCTCTTCCCTCTCCGACCCGAAACCGCGGGTCCGCTCCCGGGGCATCGGCGGGGGGCGGATCCGTCTGGTGTTCACCGAGCCCCTGGCCGACGACCACCCCGGCGCCGCCTATCTCGACAGGCACGGCGATGGCGTGGCCGACATAGCGCTGCTCGTCGCGGACGCCTCCGCCAGCTTCAACGAGGCGGTGCGGCGCGGCGCCCGTCCGGTGACGCCGCCCACGGAGCGGGACGGCGTCACGACCGCGACGATCGCGGGGTTCGGCGACGTGACGCACACCTTCGTCCAACGTGCCCGGGGCGTCGACGAGCGGGCGCTGCCCTCCCTGGCCCCGGTCTCCGCCGCGGCGCCCTCAGGGCGGTCCCCCGGTCTCACCGAGATCGACCACTTCGCGGTCTGCCTGGAGGCGGGCGACCTGGACCCGACGGTGCGGTTCTACGAGGAGGTCCTCGACTTCGAGATGATCTTCACCGAGCACATCGTCGTCGGCTCCCAGGCGATGCACTCGAAGGTCGTCCAGAGCGCCTCCGGCGCGGTCACCCTGACCCTCATCGAACCCGACCTGTCCAGGACCCCCGGCCAGATCGACGAGTTCCTGAAGAACCACGGCGGCGCCGGAGTCCAGCACATCGCTTTCACCGCTGACGACATCGTGGAGGCCGTGGAGTCCATCGGCTCCCGGGGGGTGGAGTTCCTCGACACCCCACCCACCTACTACGACCTCCTGGCGGAGCGTCTGGAGGTGGCCCGGCACTCCGTCGACGACCTGCGGCGGCTCAGCGTCCTCGTCGACGAGGACCACGACGGCCAACTCTTCCAGATCTTCGCCCGGTCCACGCACCCCCGCCGGACCTTCTTCCTGGAGCTCATCGAGCGCCTGGGGGCGCGCACCTTCGGCAGCGGCAACATCAAGGCGCTGTACGAGGCCGTGGAACTGCAGCGCAGCGGCCAAGGCGCCCGTTGA
- a CDS encoding condensation domain-containing protein: protein MSVTVTSDGASPPESGIPLSSTQEFLCMFNDGSDEGPFGPMYHVVRGWRVRGAIDVAALRGALGDVVERHEALRTAIVRGGQVPHQRILPARPPKLLVQDISVPDPRLRDRRVEEFLNEVEATEHHVGDLPLLRAVLGRLDDDDAVLALLAHHTACDGWSLRLIMRDLASLYAARSGHEAPELPEARQYREYTLWQRTDPTADRTREARDYWRDKLREARLLAVPTDRPKTDRVGRTTSTRRFLIDADLTSATLRFSASMRCSPFMVLLSAYNLLLHRRTGETDVVVPTITSGRGHARFEETVGSFFNFLPLRTDLSDCATAREVVERTRATCLGAQRHDIPFAQILEESPQLMQAASDPARALCAFQVFQNPFVLDGRSIGDLEYSEVRRRLLSQPVSSDIPDGALWTLDIDPSGEMFGNLKFDGEEFDESTVDGMIEDFRRLLRQVVTAPDAPAGVVSD, encoded by the coding sequence ATGAGCGTGACGGTGACATCGGACGGAGCGAGCCCTCCCGAATCCGGGATTCCGCTGTCCTCCACCCAGGAATTCCTGTGCATGTTCAACGACGGCTCCGACGAGGGGCCCTTCGGGCCCATGTACCACGTGGTCCGCGGATGGCGCGTCCGCGGCGCGATCGACGTCGCGGCCCTGCGGGGGGCGTTGGGCGACGTGGTGGAGCGCCACGAGGCGCTGCGCACGGCGATCGTCCGCGGAGGGCAGGTTCCGCACCAGCGGATCCTGCCCGCGCGCCCGCCGAAGCTGCTCGTCCAGGACATCTCCGTGCCCGACCCGCGCCTGCGGGACCGCCGGGTCGAGGAGTTCCTCAACGAGGTCGAGGCGACCGAGCACCACGTCGGCGACCTGCCCCTGCTGCGCGCGGTGCTGGGCCGTCTCGACGACGACGACGCGGTCCTGGCCCTCCTCGCCCACCACACCGCCTGCGACGGGTGGTCCCTGCGGCTGATCATGCGCGACCTCGCCTCCCTCTACGCCGCCCGCTCGGGACACGAGGCCCCCGAGCTTCCGGAGGCCCGCCAGTACCGGGAGTACACGCTCTGGCAGCGGACGGACCCGACCGCCGACCGGACGCGGGAGGCGCGCGACTACTGGCGGGACAAGCTCCGGGAGGCGCGGCTGCTCGCCGTTCCCACCGACCGGCCGAAGACGGACCGGGTGGGGCGGACGACCTCGACACGCCGCTTCCTGATCGACGCGGACCTGACCTCCGCGACCCTGCGGTTCTCCGCCTCGATGCGCTGCTCCCCCTTCATGGTCCTGCTCTCCGCCTACAACCTGCTGCTGCACCGCAGGACGGGGGAGACCGACGTCGTCGTTCCGACGATCACCTCCGGTCGCGGCCACGCCCGGTTCGAGGAGACGGTCGGGTCGTTCTTCAACTTCCTGCCGCTGAGAACGGACCTCTCCGACTGCGCGACCGCGCGCGAGGTGGTCGAGCGCACCCGGGCCACCTGTCTGGGCGCACAGCGGCACGACATCCCCTTCGCCCAGATCCTGGAGGAGTCTCCCCAGCTCATGCAGGCCGCCTCCGATCCCGCCCGGGCGCTGTGCGCCTTCCAGGTGTTCCAGAACCCGTTCGTCCTGGACGGCAGGTCGATCGGCGACCTCGAGTACTCCGAGGTGCGCAGGCGCCTGCTCTCGCAGCCCGTCAGCTCCGACATCCCGGACGGCGCGCTGTGGACCCTGGACATCGACCCGTCCGGGGAGATGTTCGGGAACCTGAAGTTCGACGGCGAGGAGTTCGACGAGAGCACGGTGGACGGCATGATCGAGGACTTCCGCCGCCTGCTGCGCCAGGTGGTCACCGCGCCGGACGCTCCCGCGGGGGTCGTCTCGGACTGA
- a CDS encoding alpha/beta hydrolase family protein, which produces MTETNEKQGPRTGEAPPADLTVRYGPHPDQVADVRFPRSAAAGEPAPLVLLWHGGFWRARHDRGYLEPVVADLVGRGFAVANVEYRRVGGGGGWPATLVDAAAAAEGVPRLVEREAPGLVDRDRTVYVGHSAGGHLAVWVTLRDRLAEGGPGRGTAPRVLGVVALAPVLDLAGAHRLGLGERAVQELMGGGPDDVADRYEHADPSLLGAPGTPVVLVHGDRDVRVPVEESRRYAAAHAARLVEVPGADHFAVVTPGSSAWPPVVDALRTLTGAIPPR; this is translated from the coding sequence TTGACCGAGACGAACGAGAAGCAGGGACCGCGCACGGGGGAGGCGCCCCCGGCGGACCTCACCGTGCGCTACGGACCGCACCCCGACCAGGTGGCCGACGTCAGGTTCCCGCGGTCCGCCGCGGCGGGGGAACCGGCGCCGCTGGTGCTGCTGTGGCACGGCGGGTTCTGGAGGGCCAGACACGACCGGGGCTACCTGGAACCCGTGGTCGCCGACCTCGTCGGCCGTGGGTTCGCCGTGGCCAACGTCGAGTACCGCAGGGTCGGCGGAGGCGGCGGATGGCCGGCCACGCTCGTCGACGCGGCCGCCGCGGCGGAGGGGGTTCCCCGGCTCGTCGAGCGGGAGGCGCCCGGCCTGGTCGACCGCGACAGGACCGTCTACGTCGGGCACTCGGCGGGCGGGCACCTCGCGGTGTGGGTGACACTGCGCGACCGGCTTGCCGAGGGCGGCCCGGGACGGGGAACCGCTCCGCGTGTGCTCGGGGTGGTGGCGCTCGCCCCCGTTCTCGATCTCGCCGGAGCCCACCGGCTGGGGCTGGGGGAGCGGGCGGTGCAGGAACTGATGGGCGGGGGACCGGACGATGTCGCGGACCGCTACGAGCACGCCGACCCGTCCCTCCTCGGCGCTCCCGGGACGCCGGTGGTGCTGGTCCACGGGGACCGGGACGTCCGGGTGCCGGTGGAGGAGTCGCGCAGGTACGCGGCGGCGCACGCGGCCAGGCTGGTGGAGGTGCCGGGAGCGGACCACTTCGCCGTGGTCACCCCCGGGTCGTCGGCGTGGCCGCCGGTCGTCGACGCCCTGCGGACGCTGACCGGGGCGATCCCGCCCCGGTGA
- the trpC gene encoding indole-3-glycerol phosphate synthase TrpC, whose protein sequence is MSVLESIVAGVREDVAAREAALPLEAVRRGAAEAAPPRDAAAVLRAPGVGVIAEVKRRSPSRGEMAEIGEPADLAAAYTAGGACAISVLTEQRRFGGSLADLAAVRAAVEAPLLRKDFIVGSYQIHEARMHGADLVLLIVAALDQGTLAALVDEVTSLGMTPLVEVHTEAEAERALEAGAEVVGINARDLRTLEVDRDVFGRIAPLLPPGTVKVAESGVRGPEDLLAYARAGADAVLVGEGLVTSADPRRAVAELVEAGSGRALRAD, encoded by the coding sequence ATGAGCGTCCTCGAGTCGATCGTCGCCGGTGTCCGCGAGGACGTGGCGGCCCGCGAGGCCGCGCTCCCCCTGGAGGCCGTCAGGCGCGGGGCCGCAGAGGCCGCCCCGCCCCGGGACGCGGCGGCCGTCCTGCGCGCGCCGGGCGTCGGCGTCATCGCGGAGGTGAAGCGCCGCAGCCCGTCCAGAGGGGAGATGGCCGAGATCGGGGAACCGGCCGACCTCGCCGCCGCCTACACGGCCGGGGGCGCGTGCGCGATCAGCGTGCTCACCGAACAGCGGCGGTTCGGCGGGTCGCTCGCCGACCTGGCCGCGGTACGGGCCGCGGTGGAGGCGCCGCTGCTGCGCAAGGACTTCATCGTCGGCTCCTACCAGATCCACGAGGCGCGGATGCACGGGGCCGACCTCGTACTGCTCATCGTCGCGGCACTGGACCAGGGAACGCTCGCGGCGCTGGTGGACGAGGTGACGTCCCTGGGGATGACGCCCCTGGTCGAGGTGCACACCGAGGCGGAGGCCGAGCGCGCCCTGGAGGCCGGGGCCGAAGTCGTCGGCATCAACGCCCGCGACCTGCGCACCCTCGAGGTGGACCGGGACGTGTTCGGCCGGATCGCTCCGCTGCTTCCCCCCGGGACCGTCAAGGTCGCGGAATCGGGGGTGCGCGGCCCCGAGGACCTCCTCGCCTACGCGCGGGCGGGCGCCGACGCCGTGCTCGTCGGCGAGGGGCTGGTCACCAGCGCCGACCCGCGCAGGGCGGTGGCGGAGCTGGTCGAGGCGGGAAGCGGCCGGGCGCTCCGCGCCGACTAG
- a CDS encoding DUF6052 family protein: MTNGRAELSAEEKRRLRECYDVLQEFAGTGPVPSVRAAARVAVAELHAVLDGQAMDFDFYSHRWLEDGTGDDGSAGTGPGRPQEDGVAG; the protein is encoded by the coding sequence ATGACGAACGGACGAGCTGAACTGTCGGCGGAGGAGAAGCGTCGACTGCGCGAGTGCTACGACGTGCTGCAGGAGTTCGCCGGGACCGGCCCGGTCCCCTCCGTCCGCGCGGCGGCCAGGGTCGCCGTCGCGGAACTGCACGCGGTGCTCGACGGGCAGGCGATGGACTTCGACTTCTACTCGCACCGATGGCTGGAGGACGGGACGGGCGACGACGGGTCGGCGGGAACCGGCCCCGGCCGTCCACAGGAGGACGGGGTGGCCGGATGA